In Lactococcus protaetiae, the genomic window GTTGCTCACATCTTGATATAATAGTTTCATGAAAAATATTGTCACTGCTAGAGCGCATACGAATATTGCGCTAATTAAATACTGGGGAAAGTCAAATATTGACCTTAATCTTCCAACAACGAGTTCTTTGTCAATGACGTTAGATTCTTTTTATACAACGACTTCAGTGAAGTTCACGGATAGAGCTACTGACAGCTTGATTTTAAATTCTGTCAGTGCTGACAGAACTCGTATCAGTAAGTTTTTGGATATGATGCGCACTCAATATGGTGATTTTCCAAAAATTTCAGTGACTTCTAAAAATCATGTACCAACTGCTGCAGGATTGGCTTCAAGTGCTTCAAGTTTTGCTGCCTTGACTGCAGCAATGTTTGGAATTTTGGAGCTGGAAAAAAATGAACAAGAAATGTCCAGAATTGCTAGACGAGGCTCTGGATCAGCTTCGCGCTCTATTTTTGGAAACTTCGCAGTGTGGAATAAAGGATGGGATGATGCATCGTCTTATGCCGAGTCTTTCTATGATCAAGATATCGGTTTATCTATGATTGTTGCTGAGATTTCGGCTGACCAGAAGAAAATGTCTTCAACAAAAGGAATGCAACTTGCTCAAACAGCTCCTACCTACAGTACATGGGTAAAAAGATCAGCGCTTCAACTTGAAGAGATGAAATCAGCAATTATTCAAAAGGATATTGAAAAAATTGGTCTCATTGCTCAAGACAATGCGTTAGGAATGCACGAACAAAATCGGTTATGCAAAATACCCTTTGACTATTTTACTAATCAAACAAGACGAATTATTGATTTTACCAATCACTGTTACAACAGCGGTTTGTTCGCATTTGTCACTATTGATGCAGGGCCAAATGTAAAAATTATAACAGATAGAGCAACTGAGCAGGAACTCTTGGCTCAATTTCGTGCTGAATTTCCAGAAATGACTTTTGATGTAGCTCACGCTGGAGGCGGCTATGAATATCTCTAATAAAGCTGTTACGGTAAGAGTGCCAGGTAAGCTGTTCTTTGCGGGAGAGTATGCTGTGACGCGTCCTAATGGGCTTGCGCTTGTCACAACAATCGAAACAGATTTTGTTGTGACGATTTCCAAAAGTGAAGGAAAATCGCGTTTACACACTAATGTCAACCTTCCTGACTTTGAATTTATGCTCGCTCATATAAGCTTTGACAAAGAAAATATGTGGAATTTTGCACTGACAACTCTTTTGAAAACGCTGTCAGCACAAATAAGAAATCTGTCAGTACTGACAGAAGAAATTTGTGTGGAAATACAAAGTGAAATGGGCTTTGGGGTGCAAAAAAAAGGCTATGGTTCAAGTGCCTCCGTTGTTTGTGGTATGGTCAATGCAGTAAACGAATATTTTGGTTTGGAGCTTACTCTGGAGGAACGTTTTGAAATCGCAGCAACCACGCACTTTGAGGTTCAAGGCAGCGGTTCAATGGGTGATATTGCAGCAATTATGTATGGTGGGAGTGTTTTTTACCAAAATCATCATCGAGTTATTCCAGTAGAAATTCCATGGAAAACTTATGTTCTTCAAACAGGAAAATCAGCGAAAACGAGTGAAAAGCTAAAAATTGATTTATCAGAAGATTTTTTTGTCGCATCAGATGAATTAGTCATTGAGATTGCCACAGCAATTGATATCAACGATTTTGAGTTATTTAAAGAAAAATTACTCGAAAATCAGTTGCTTTTATTAAAAAATATTCCAGATGGCTACATGACTTATAAATTGTCAGTAGGTTTAAATTTGGTAAATAGTCATCCTGAATTAGCTGGCAAGATTTCAGGAGCAGGATTTGGTGAGAATATTATTATCTTTGCAAAAAGTGATGAAAA contains:
- the mvaD gene encoding diphosphomevalonate decarboxylase, translated to MKNIVTARAHTNIALIKYWGKSNIDLNLPTTSSLSMTLDSFYTTTSVKFTDRATDSLILNSVSADRTRISKFLDMMRTQYGDFPKISVTSKNHVPTAAGLASSASSFAALTAAMFGILELEKNEQEMSRIARRGSGSASRSIFGNFAVWNKGWDDASSYAESFYDQDIGLSMIVAEISADQKKMSSTKGMQLAQTAPTYSTWVKRSALQLEEMKSAIIQKDIEKIGLIAQDNALGMHEQNRLCKIPFDYFTNQTRRIIDFTNHCYNSGLFAFVTIDAGPNVKIITDRATEQELLAQFRAEFPEMTFDVAHAGGGYEYL
- a CDS encoding mevalonate kinase family protein; translation: MNISNKAVTVRVPGKLFFAGEYAVTRPNGLALVTTIETDFVVTISKSEGKSRLHTNVNLPDFEFMLAHISFDKENMWNFALTTLLKTLSAQIRNLSVLTEEICVEIQSEMGFGVQKKGYGSSASVVCGMVNAVNEYFGLELTLEERFEIAATTHFEVQGSGSMGDIAAIMYGGSVFYQNHHRVIPVEIPWKTYVLQTGKSAKTSEKLKIDLSEDFFVASDELVIEIATAIDINDFELFKEKLLENQLLLLKNIPDGYMTYKLSVGLNLVNSHPELAGKISGAGFGENIIIFAKSDENIDELRERLKNYEIELIESKISMRNK